A window of Leptotrichia wadei contains these coding sequences:
- a CDS encoding DUF4240 domain-containing protein translates to MSIQIKKTNETKLKMKRENFWKYILISHEKAKNNNEFIDYLIDILSKKTDEEIFDFEIITFELMRESYNEKLWCASYLVNGDTASWSFDFFRLWLISQGEQIFYSIMRNQDNLSEYINVSFETKLMTNYFENENFAFISAYAFTRKNDSYNILKKENCKINDKTIFRDDFIDSYNRKLNEYKRRIGYINKEYPKITFHWCTQFPDSMKEVCPTLFKKMYF, encoded by the coding sequence ATGTCTATACAAATAAAAAAAACTAACGAAACGAAACTTAAAATGAAAAGGGAAAACTTCTGGAAATATATTTTAATTTCGCATGAAAAGGCTAAAAATAATAATGAATTTATAGATTATTTGATAGATATTCTATCTAAAAAAACAGATGAAGAGATTTTTGATTTTGAAATAATTACTTTTGAATTAATGCGGGAAAGCTATAATGAAAAATTATGGTGTGCTTCGTATCTTGTGAATGGTGACACTGCGAGCTGGAGCTTTGATTTTTTCAGACTTTGGCTTATTTCACAAGGGGAACAGATATTTTATTCAATTATGAGAAATCAGGATAATTTATCAGAATATATAAATGTATCATTTGAAACAAAGTTAATGACAAATTATTTTGAAAATGAAAATTTTGCTTTCATTTCAGCTTATGCCTTTACTAGAAAAAATGATTCGTATAATATTTTAAAAAAGGAAAATTGTAAAATCAATGATAAAACCATTTTCAGAGATGATTTTATTGACAGTTATAATAGAAAATTAAATGAATATAAAAGAAGAATAGGCTACATAAATAAAGAATATCCAAAAATAACCTTTCATTGGTGTACACAATTTCCTGACAGTATGAAAGAAGTTTGTCCAACTTTATTTAAAAAAATGTATTTTTAA
- a CDS encoding histidine kinase, producing the protein MKSLKNDFSLMSSLLIPVAVAINFTGFGLVKLLQVPIFLDSIGTVFISLIAGPWVGVVTAVITSLITGSFSPEYFAFIPVAVIMALAMGFLARFRMKNIVIKTLVCAFCLVFIAIVVSAPIIVMVYGGNTGNSTFGVTAFFLATGQNIWTAVFSTNFITETTDKIITAIVAMAIIKAMSPRYLIKFKYGENYINNQKG; encoded by the coding sequence ATGAAAAGTTTAAAAAATGATTTTTCTTTAATGTCAAGTTTGTTAATACCAGTAGCAGTAGCTATTAATTTTACAGGATTTGGGCTTGTTAAATTACTGCAAGTGCCAATATTTCTTGATTCAATTGGAACCGTGTTTATCAGCCTTATAGCAGGGCCTTGGGTTGGAGTCGTAACAGCTGTTATTACAAGTTTAATTACGGGAAGTTTTTCTCCTGAATATTTTGCATTTATCCCAGTAGCGGTAATTATGGCGCTTGCTATGGGATTTTTAGCAAGATTTAGAATGAAAAATATTGTAATAAAAACATTAGTTTGTGCATTTTGTCTTGTATTTATTGCAATAGTTGTATCTGCACCAATAATAGTAATGGTTTATGGTGGAAATACTGGAAATTCTACATTTGGAGTAACTGCGTTTTTCTTGGCAACAGGTCAAAATATTTGGACAGCTGTTTTTAGTACGAATTTTATTACAGAAACAACTGACAAAATTATAACAGCAATAGTTGCAATGGCAATAATTAAGGCAATGTCGCCTAGATATTTGATAAAATTCAAGTATGGAGAAAATTATATAAATAATCAAAAAGGATAG
- a CDS encoding energy-coupling factor transporter transmembrane component T, translating into MKRDFFKKLYPLTKLYLALALIISAFIIPSHIYDYSMIIICGIIVSFENKLKIYSKRIFLSLFWLFTAIFIIQSLFIPAGEVWLKFGFISVYKEGVMKAIGLTSKLTAIVSALTMLTLITPVKDFTLALEKKGLNPKAAFILMLTLQTIPEMKKQADVIMDSQKARGIETEGNVFVRAKALIPIFIPLVLSSIANTEERAITLEARGFSVGEKRTILYDIEETKNDKVMKIILAIFIVLNIVWRVLWTILN; encoded by the coding sequence ATGAAAAGAGATTTTTTTAAAAAACTTTACCCGTTGACAAAGCTATATTTGGCTTTAGCATTGATAATATCAGCATTCATTATTCCAAGTCACATCTATGATTATTCAATGATAATAATTTGTGGAATTATAGTTTCTTTTGAAAATAAATTAAAAATTTACAGTAAAAGAATATTTTTAAGTTTATTTTGGCTTTTTACAGCGATATTTATTATTCAAAGCCTTTTTATACCAGCAGGTGAAGTTTGGTTAAAGTTTGGATTTATTTCGGTTTACAAGGAAGGAGTAATGAAGGCTATAGGTTTAACATCTAAACTAACGGCGATTGTAAGTGCTTTAACGATGCTGACTTTAATAACTCCAGTAAAGGACTTTACTCTTGCGCTTGAAAAAAAGGGATTAAATCCAAAAGCTGCATTTATTTTAATGCTTACTTTGCAAACAATACCCGAAATGAAAAAGCAGGCAGATGTTATCATGGATTCACAAAAGGCAAGGGGAATTGAAACTGAAGGAAATGTATTTGTCAGGGCAAAAGCGTTAATTCCCATATTTATTCCACTTGTACTTTCTTCCATTGCAAATACAGAAGAGCGGGCAATTACATTAGAAGCACGTGGATTTTCTGTTGGAGAAAAAAGAACAATATTATACGATATTGAAGAAACAAAAAATGATAAAGTAATGAAAATTATACTAGCTATTTTTATAGTTTTGAATATTGTTTGGAGGGTTTTATGGACTATCTTAAACTAG
- a CDS encoding energy-coupling factor ABC transporter ATP-binding protein: protein MDYLKLENVNYKYPLEEKNTLQNINIEIKKGEFWAVIGKNGSGKTTLCNILRRFVPDFYKGELTGKITLEGKELKDYSQKEIVQKIGFVFQNPFTQISGVKNTVFEEIAYGLENLGIEREIIISEVEKILKLLEIERLRDKNPYNLSGGQKQRVALASIIAMNPDILVIDEPTSQLDPKGTEDIFKIINLMANEGKTIILVEHKLELIAEYAENILVLDEGEIILSGKASEVLNNKILLEKEIGMTQYSMLAYELEKARKTKFEEIPITKEKIIELLKK, encoded by the coding sequence ATGGACTATCTTAAACTAGAAAATGTAAATTATAAATATCCCCTTGAAGAAAAAAATACTTTGCAAAATATAAATATCGAAATAAAAAAAGGCGAATTTTGGGCTGTAATTGGAAAAAACGGAAGTGGAAAAACAACACTTTGCAATATTTTAAGAAGATTTGTGCCTGATTTTTATAAAGGCGAACTAACAGGAAAAATAACTTTGGAAGGGAAGGAATTAAAAGATTATAGCCAAAAGGAAATTGTCCAAAAGATCGGATTCGTTTTTCAAAATCCATTTACTCAAATTAGCGGTGTTAAAAATACAGTCTTTGAAGAAATAGCTTACGGATTGGAAAATCTAGGAATAGAACGTGAAATAATAATTTCAGAAGTGGAAAAAATATTAAAGCTTCTTGAAATCGAAAGACTTCGTGATAAAAATCCATACAATTTATCTGGCGGTCAAAAGCAAAGAGTTGCCCTTGCCTCAATCATCGCAATGAACCCCGATATTTTAGTTATTGATGAGCCAACTTCACAGCTTGACCCAAAAGGAACGGAAGATATTTTCAAAATTATAAATTTAATGGCAAATGAAGGAAAGACAATAATTCTGGTTGAGCATAAACTTGAACTTATTGCAGAATATGCTGAAAATATTCTTGTTCTTGATGAAGGAGAAATAATTTTGAGCGGAAAAGCTAGTGAAGTTTTAAATAATAAAATTTTGCTGGAAAAAGAAATTGGGATGACACAGTATTCGATGCTTGCTTATGAACTTGAAAAGGCGAGAAAAACTAAATTTGAAGAAATTCCAATAACTAAAGAAAAAATAATAGAGTTGTTAAAAAAGTAA
- a CDS encoding energy-coupling factor ABC transporter ATP-binding protein produces MSFITVKNLSFKYPNGTENVLNNVSLEVKKSEKVAIIGQNGAGKTTLVKMLNGLLKPVSGDVIADDWNTKDYTVAKMSRKVGYVFQNPMDQIFHNNVYDEIAFGAKKLKYSPDEIKKMVENAIKLTELEKYQRENPYNLPYSLRKFVTIAAVIAMGSDVIVMDEPTAGQDFKGMKVLHNLIDKLQKQGKTIITITHDMEFVVKNFDRVIVMTNGEVIADGDKRDIFWQFDTLEKSMVKQPYISDLAREMELDGKVLSVEEFVENYKDMC; encoded by the coding sequence ATGAGTTTTATCACTGTAAAAAATTTAAGTTTTAAATATCCAAATGGAACTGAAAATGTACTTAATAATGTTTCACTTGAAGTTAAAAAAAGCGAAAAAGTTGCAATTATTGGGCAAAATGGAGCTGGGAAAACGACATTGGTAAAAATGTTGAACGGACTTTTAAAGCCAGTAAGCGGAGATGTGATTGCAGATGACTGGAACACAAAAGATTACACAGTTGCCAAAATGAGCCGAAAAGTCGGATATGTCTTTCAAAATCCAATGGATCAGATATTTCATAACAATGTTTACGATGAAATAGCCTTTGGAGCAAAAAAATTAAAATATTCTCCTGATGAAATAAAAAAGATGGTAGAAAATGCCATAAAATTAACAGAACTTGAAAAATACCAAAGGGAAAATCCATATAACTTGCCATATTCGTTGAGAAAATTTGTTACAATAGCCGCAGTAATTGCAATGGGCTCAGATGTCATTGTAATGGATGAACCGACAGCAGGACAGGATTTTAAAGGAATGAAAGTTTTGCATAACTTAATTGATAAACTTCAGAAACAGGGGAAAACAATTATTACGATAACTCACGATATGGAATTTGTAGTAAAAAATTTTGACAGGGTAATTGTAATGACGAATGGAGAGGTTATTGCTGATGGAGATAAACGTGATATTTTCTGGCAATTTGACACTTTGGAGAAAAGTATGGTAAAACAGCCGTATATTAGTGATTTAGCTAGGGAAATGGAATTGGATGGGAAGGTTTTATCTGTGGAGGAATTTGTGGAAAACTATAAAGATATGTGTTAG
- a CDS encoding type I phosphomannose isomerase catalytic subunit, protein MLYPMKFKKFFVEKVWGGREFETKLGMKLPEGKKIGESWEVSAHPHGMGIVENGTLAGKRLDDIYKEYKGELVGKKVYEKYPNKFPLLIKYLDVNDRLSIQVHPSDEVALKKHNEFGKSESWYIMEASDDATLILGMKPGITKEKFLEKVKKNDFDGLFEEKTVKKGDFIDITPGTVHASLKGSVIFAEIQQNSDVTYRIYDFDRIDKNGKKRELHLQDSADVIDFGKEVEIKHTDFNHSENGKDILRKNIIEKEYYSIDKIRFYSSFKDINNESMTIYSFLEGEGKIVWGENEELLVKKGETILIPVGIKTKTIGNFEILRTII, encoded by the coding sequence ATGTTATATCCAATGAAATTTAAAAAATTTTTTGTGGAAAAAGTGTGGGGTGGACGTGAATTTGAAACAAAATTAGGAATGAAACTGCCTGAAGGAAAAAAAATTGGTGAATCTTGGGAAGTGTCGGCACATCCGCATGGAATGGGTATTGTGGAAAATGGCACTTTGGCTGGAAAAAGACTGGACGATATTTACAAGGAATATAAAGGTGAACTTGTAGGAAAAAAAGTTTATGAAAAATATCCAAATAAATTTCCGCTTCTTATAAAATATCTTGATGTAAACGACAGACTTTCAATTCAAGTACATCCAAGCGATGAAGTTGCCTTAAAAAAACACAACGAGTTTGGAAAAAGCGAATCTTGGTATATAATGGAGGCAAGTGATGACGCTACTTTGATTTTGGGAATGAAGCCTGGAATTACAAAAGAAAAATTTTTGGAAAAAGTGAAAAAAAATGATTTTGATGGATTATTTGAAGAAAAAACTGTAAAAAAAGGTGATTTTATTGATATTACACCAGGAACAGTTCATGCTTCATTAAAGGGAAGTGTGATTTTTGCAGAAATTCAGCAAAATTCAGATGTTACTTATAGAATTTATGATTTTGACAGAATTGATAAAAATGGGAAGAAAAGGGAATTGCACTTGCAGGATTCAGCTGATGTGATTGATTTTGGAAAAGAAGTGGAAATTAAGCATACTGATTTTAATCATTCTGAAAATGGAAAAGATATTTTGAGAAAGAATATTATAGAAAAAGAATATTATTCAATTGATAAAATAAGATTTTATAGCTCTTTTAAAGATATAAATAATGAAAGTATGACAATTTATTCATTCCTTGAAGGAGAAGGAAAAATTGTGTGGGGAGAAAATGAAGAACTTCTAGTTAAAAAAGGTGAAACAATTTTAATTCCTGTTGGAATTAAGACAAAAACTATTGGGAATTTTGAAATTTTGAGAACAATAATTTAA
- a CDS encoding FxLYD domain-containing protein — MKKRILLFGIMLGTSSCGIIGGVGSVVGGTIKAAGGVTGAVIGTTGKLIGGIIGGSDGEIKAKNTKYKFSNAEVEISGGKTIVTGILTHNGVTKKNLTIEIPCFDKNGAKIGDAVDNISSLVKNEKWEFQAILNTNETKTCKLKDTYIYEGNMNMVIEGNDEDNDNIHNVEEK, encoded by the coding sequence GTGAAAAAAAGAATTTTATTGTTTGGAATAATGTTGGGAACTTCATCTTGTGGAATTATTGGTGGAGTTGGAAGTGTAGTAGGAGGAACTATAAAGGCTGCTGGTGGAGTTACTGGAGCAGTTATTGGAACAACTGGGAAATTAATTGGAGGTATTATTGGCGGAAGTGATGGAGAAATTAAAGCTAAAAATACAAAATATAAATTTTCAAATGCAGAAGTTGAAATATCTGGTGGAAAGACCATTGTTACAGGAATTTTAACACATAATGGAGTCACTAAAAAAAATTTGACCATTGAAATTCCATGTTTTGATAAAAATGGAGCAAAAATTGGAGATGCCGTTGATAATATTAGTTCGCTTGTAAAAAATGAAAAGTGGGAATTTCAAGCGATTCTTAATACAAATGAAACAAAAACTTGTAAATTGAAAGACACGTATATTTATGAAGGAAATATGAATATGGTTATTGAAGGCAATGATGAAGATAATGACAATATTCATAATGTTGAAGAAAAATAA